The genomic interval ACGTGAGCGGGGCGTTAGAGGGGTGACGCAAGATCGGTGTTGTTGCCATTCCCCCACCCATGTCAGGACATCTCTCCCTCATGAACAAGCTCAAGGCCGGCATCCTCACCCTCGCCGCGGTCGCGGGTCTCGGTGTGGCGGTCCCGTCCACCGCCCAGGCCGCGAACGGCTGCAAGACCGGCGGTCACGCCTACATGTGCGAGTTCGGCGTCACCACCAAGGTGCTCCCGGACGGCACGAAGCAGGTCTTCCTCGTCGACGCCGCCGACCGCAGCGTGTGGACGCGCTGGACCGACTCCGACGGCGACTGGAGCCGCTGGGTGTCGATGGGCGGCGTCGCGATGAGCGCCGTCCAGACCACCGTCTGGGACAACTCGAGGCCCTGGGAGTTCTCGATCCACGTCATCGGCCGGGACGGCTACGGATGGTTCCGCGAGCGGGGCGCCGACGGCTCCTGGAGCGACTGGGCCCGCAACCGCGACCCGCGCTGACCGCCCCGGGACGCCGGACCCCCGCTCCGGCGGGGGCTTTTCCACAGCGCGTAAGGTGGCGGGCGGCGCGGCGTGATCTTCAGGAGTAGCAGTGACCGCGGTGAGCCTTGAGCACGCGACCGTCCCCGCCGACGCCGGCGAGGTGACGCTGCTGATAGCCCGGCGGGTGGAGCCCGGCTACGAAGCCGCCTTCGAGGAGTGGGCGAGGGGCATCCTCGACAGCGCGGCCGCGTTCCCCGGCCATCTCGGCTACGGGCTGTTCCGCTCGTCCGGCGGCGACGCCCCCTGGTTCCTCGTGCACCGCTTCCGCGACGCCGAGGCCTGCCGGGTGTGGCAGGAGTCGCCGGAGCGGGCGGCCTGGTTCGCGCACTGCGAGGGGCACCACCACACCGAGATCGCGCGCCGGAAGCTCACCGGCATGGAGACCTGGTTCGCCAAGCCGGGCTCCACCCGTCCGGCGCCGCCCCGGTGGAAGATGGCGATCAGCGCGACCGTGGCGATCTATCCGGTGTCCCTGCTCGGCGGCGTGTTCCTCGTGCCCCGCCTCACCGCACTGCCCCTCGCGGTGAGCGCCCTCGTCACCGCCTGCGTGTTCAACGTCCTCATGACGTACGTGACGATGCCGACGGTGAGCAGGCTGCTGCGCGGCTGGCTCGGGAGGTAGTCGGTCCGGGGTCACGGCTCGACCGGGGGCGTCGCGGACGCGGGCTCGGGGAACCCACCCGCCTCGGACGACTCCGCGGGCTGCGCGGGCTCCTCCCCGCTCGTCGCCGCCCGCAGCGTCGCCGTCGCCACCAGCCCCGCCACGACGCCCCAGGTCAGCGCGGCCGGCACGCCGTTGCCGAGGTTGCCGGAGGCGTACAGCAGCCCGTACCGCATGCCCTGGGCGTCCAGCGCGATCCTCAGCACCTGGCTCACCAGCAGTCCCAGCACCGTCGCGCTCACCGCGCCCGCCGCCATCGCCGGGACGGTGACCCGGGTGAGCAGGCCGGGCAGCAGGCGCAGGGCCCACCAGACGAGGACGAGGACCAGCACGTCGACGGCGCGGTAGAGGAGCCAGTCCCCCCAGGGGCGCGCCGGCGGGGTTCGTCACGGCGCCGAGGAGCAGCCACTGGCGCAGGAGGTCGCCCGGTTCGTCGAGGAGGCCGCCGGGGGACGGCAGCGTCTGGATGGCGGCGGCCACCGTCTCGTACGAGAGGACCAGCAGCGAGAATCCGACGGCGGCCGTCCCGGCGGTGGCGGCCAGGCGCGCGGGGCGGGCCGGGACGGGGGTGCGCGGGAGGGGGCCGGCGCCCTGGGCGGTCGCGCGGGCGACGAGGGCGGTCACGGTCGCCGCGACGAGGGCGGTCACCACGAGCATCTGGCGGCCGGAGGAGATCAG from Streptomyces showdoensis carries:
- a CDS encoding antibiotic biosynthesis monooxygenase yields the protein MTAVSLEHATVPADAGEVTLLIARRVEPGYEAAFEEWARGILDSAAAFPGHLGYGLFRSSGGDAPWFLVHRFRDAEACRVWQESPERAAWFAHCEGHHHTEIARRKLTGMETWFAKPGSTRPAPPRWKMAISATVAIYPVSLLGGVFLVPRLTALPLAVSALVTACVFNVLMTYVTMPTVSRLLRGWLGR